The proteins below come from a single Candidatus Deferrimicrobium sp. genomic window:
- a CDS encoding ABC transporter substrate-binding protein, producing MGRMRGKGIFMGLLAVCVLLTAGAAFAAGDEIKIGACQPITGRFAFAGVNINAGLQDYINYANEMKLVKGKKLVYIYEDTGYDTDKAVATFKKIMAKDNPVIMYGESTGQGKAIAPELNSRYKVLYGSTSFSSELADPKNHPYSFVSGPTYSDMFGILLEYISKQAKGKARPKVAFFYSDTEFGKDPIPYARKRAKELGIDVAAEVVTKVGAVDVTTEVLTLKKAQPDYCIFQGYVLAPIPEVVRAAKDFGLKTTFMGVFWSVDKSIIDKLGADAEGYMGVNPYAYYYENAPGITAMRKYNERVHPNEKYRPNSYIQGWFTGMVFVEAINKVLAAKKPVTGDNLKDALAKIRNWDTGGISGRVTFVDNKAAVGRVYRANVKKGIFEPVSDWIYVK from the coding sequence ATGGGAAGAATGCGAGGGAAAGGGATTTTCATGGGGCTCCTGGCGGTTTGCGTGCTGCTGACCGCAGGGGCGGCATTCGCCGCGGGAGATGAGATCAAGATCGGCGCCTGCCAGCCGATCACCGGACGGTTCGCCTTCGCGGGAGTCAACATCAACGCGGGGCTTCAGGACTACATCAACTACGCCAACGAGATGAAGCTGGTGAAGGGGAAGAAGCTCGTCTACATCTACGAAGACACGGGCTATGACACCGACAAGGCCGTGGCAACTTTCAAGAAGATCATGGCGAAGGACAACCCCGTCATCATGTACGGGGAGAGCACAGGGCAGGGCAAGGCCATCGCACCCGAGCTCAACAGCAGGTACAAGGTGCTCTACGGGTCGACCTCCTTCTCCAGCGAGCTGGCCGATCCCAAGAACCATCCGTACTCCTTCGTGTCCGGCCCGACGTACTCGGACATGTTCGGCATCCTTCTCGAGTACATCTCCAAACAGGCCAAGGGGAAGGCGAGGCCGAAGGTCGCCTTCTTCTACAGCGACACGGAGTTCGGCAAGGACCCGATCCCCTACGCGAGGAAGCGCGCGAAGGAACTGGGGATCGATGTGGCGGCGGAGGTCGTGACCAAGGTCGGGGCGGTCGACGTGACGACCGAGGTGCTCACGCTGAAAAAAGCGCAGCCCGACTACTGCATCTTCCAGGGGTATGTCCTGGCTCCCATCCCGGAGGTCGTCCGGGCGGCGAAGGATTTCGGGCTGAAGACAACGTTCATGGGGGTCTTCTGGTCCGTGGACAAATCGATCATCGACAAGCTGGGCGCCGATGCGGAAGGGTACATGGGCGTCAACCCGTACGCTTATTACTACGAGAACGCTCCCGGGATCACGGCCATGCGCAAATACAACGAGAGGGTCCACCCCAATGAGAAGTACCGCCCCAACTCCTACATCCAGGGGTGGTTCACCGGCATGGTCTTCGTCGAGGCGATCAACAAGGTGCTGGCGGCGAAAAAGCCGGTCACGGGAGACAACCTGAAAGACGCGCTCGCGAAGATCCGGAACTGGGACACCGGCGGCATCTCCGGAAGGGTGACCTTCGTCGACAACAAGGCGGCGGTTGGCCGGGTCTACCGGGCCAACGTGAAGAAGGGGATATTCGAGCCCGTCTCGGACTGGATCTACGTGAAGTGA